Proteins found in one Falsirhodobacter algicola genomic segment:
- a CDS encoding MAPEG family protein, whose product MAEIVVLCLAALLYVGVTLFTSRLQDRDMGPEYNLSPRDGEPSYSTQTQRMQRAMRNHLDNFVLFAAAALAVFVTRNDFWLTDLAAWIYLLARIAYVPAYYYGWAPWRSIFFMCGLVATIVMYLVVLF is encoded by the coding sequence ATGGCCGAGATCGTCGTTCTGTGCCTTGCCGCGCTTCTCTATGTCGGCGTCACACTGTTCACCTCGCGGCTTCAGGATCGCGACATGGGGCCGGAGTACAATCTCAGCCCCCGCGACGGTGAGCCGTCCTATTCCACCCAGACGCAGCGCATGCAGCGTGCGATGCGCAACCACCTCGACAACTTCGTTCTGTTCGCGGCGGCGGCGTTGGCGGTGTTCGTCACGCGCAACGACTTCTGGCTGACGGATCTTGCGGCGTGGATTTATCTTCTGGCCCGGATCGCCTATGTTCCGGCCTATTATTACGGTTGGGCGCCGTGGCGTTCGATCTTCTTCATGTGCGGCCTCGTGGCGACGATCGTCATGTATCTGGTCGTCCTGTTCTGA